In Musa acuminata AAA Group cultivar baxijiao chromosome BXJ2-10, Cavendish_Baxijiao_AAA, whole genome shotgun sequence, a genomic segment contains:
- the LOC103999900 gene encoding large ribosomal subunit protein uL29 has product MARIKVHELRGKTKAELQNQLKDLKNELSLLRVAKVTGGAPNKLSKIKVVRLSIARVLTVTSQKQKAALRDAYKKKKLIPLDLRPKKTRAIRRRLTKRQGSLKTERQKKKEMYFPTRKYAIKA; this is encoded by the exons ATGG CTAGGATTAAGGTCCACGAACTCCGAGGGAAGACGAAGGCGGAACTGCAGAACCAACTGAAGGACCTGAAAAACGAACTCAGCCTTCTCCGCGTTGCCAAGGTCACCGGCGGTGCCCCCAACAAGCTCTCCAAGAT TAAGGTGGTGAGGCTGTCGATCGCGCGGGTGCTGACAGTCACCTCCCAGAAGCAGAAGGCTGCGCTGAGGGATGCatacaagaagaagaagcttaTCCCGCTTGACCTCAGGCCCAAGAAGACTCGTGCCATCCGCCGTCGCCTAACCAAGCGTCAG GGCTCCTTGAAGACAGAACGCCAGAAGAAAAAGGAGATGTACTTTCCAACGAGGAAGTATGCAATCAAAGCTTAG